ACTCGCACCAAAAGGTCCCCGAACCCTAATAGTTCGTCAAAGCGCTATCCAAGAAAGTTATTTTAAGCTTTACATGGTCCTGTGCGAGTTGGCGTCAACCAACTCGATTTTCCAAAACAATCCAAAAATCAGAGGTGGCGATGTGACAGACACCTCTGTAAGCGACGCAATATTTCCGATCAGCGAAGTATGCAACATATTGTCTTTAGACTGTGATCATCTATTCATGAACGACGACAATCTTAGGTTCGTTAATCTGGCTCGCAGACTCCGTCGAAAGATCCAATTAAGAGGATTCGACAATTATCCAAAACGGCCCAATTTGATGTATGGTGGAGCACAACGTCTAATTGGATACAACTACCTCAAAATGTCTAAATCAAACTCAAACACGATACCTCTCGGCATATCGAATGCCGGATTAGTCAGCGAAGTTGAACGTTTATCTAACCGAAGATGGCTATATAAAAAGGGAAGTGAGTTCCGATGGTCTTTTAAGCGAGGCGATACTTCGATTCTTCACCCGGAGGACTATCCGATCTTCACCTTCTACAAGGCCTTCGTAGATCCTTACGCATTACCAATCGCGGTAGTCGGTGCGTCAGAACAATACACTCAGCCAGTCTTGAAGCAGGTTACGAAATACAATCAAGAAGTTTTAGACTATTTTCACTCGGATGATTTCAGTCCAGAGCGCATCATGATGCGCCTGAGAGACGATGAAGCGGTTGCCAGTGGTATTATCAAAGAAAATGTCGAATGGTATCTCCAATGACAAAGAAGCTGTGTTTAATCCGGCACGCTGATTCAGTCAAAAACACGCATGAGGTTTTTGATGATCAAAATGCACGTCAAGACCTGACTTTGAGGGGACAAGTTGAGCTTTCTAACTTAGTTGTCTACCTCAGAGAATTGACCGCGAATGTTGGAGCGTCGCAGTCTCAATTGTATTCCGCTAATTCAGAGCGAGCCGAAAAGACCGCTCAGGCGATTGGAACGGCATTATCCTTAAAGCCTGCGACAATTGCCAATTTGGGCTCTATGCGTTCAGGACCACTTTCCGGTTTGAGCGAAACAGAAGCGGCTCTGAGATTTCCCGAATACATGAAGACTCTTAAACTTTATCGCTCGGGGCTCTTGTCGTCTGACAAAATTTTGCGCCCCGAGGGGTGTGAAACGCTCAATGAGTTTGAAAACAGGATCACAACTTGCTTTGATGAAATCTTATCTAGTGAGGCTAGGATGGTTATCGTAGTGGGTCATAGATCACCGATTTCGGCAATGTGCGTTTCACTGGCCAGGCGTTATTTAGGTTATCCAGATGACTTTTTTGGATACATCCCCATACCTACGGGTAGCGTTACTTTATTCAATTTTGCAGAGAGAACATTTGAATACGCGGGCATGCAACCAGGTACTTAGAGATATATCCCATTTAACATGCTCGTTAGATGCCAACTGAGCGGAATTCACCAACCTCTGCAAATTAGGCGCGATCTAATCGAGAACTTAATTCAGAATATGAACTATTTGCGCTCCCTTTTCCGGGCCGCAAGACAGAAAGACAGAGTTGGTCATGCTGCTAGGTGATACACCGGAGGACAAACCAGACCTTCTGCCGACAGCCTCGGCGATCTGCCGGAAGAAAGTCGCGAAACTAACCACAACACAGAACGATCGCAAAGAACGCTAGGAAGCAGCCGAGGCTTTACGGATGCTGATCGATCAGATCGTGCTCATGTCAGGCCCGGAGGGACTTCCTCTGGAGTATGGGTTGCGGGGGCAGGATTTAGCTACGCGCTATGCGCTCCGCTGAACCTGCGCAAAGCTTTGCTTTGCTTGGTTTGAACAATCGGTTCAAGTCCACCTACCCCACCTACCAGACATTAAAAAAGCCCGCCACAAGGGCGAGCTTATTTAATGTTGGTTGCGGGGGCATACCTGATTACCCAATTCTTTTCCCCGAGAAATATCAGTTTCGATACTCTCGGTGACGAATTGAGACCATACATTTCCGATCCTTGTCAAGTCGTTAACGACGCGATGGGGGTCTACAATGCCAGCCGAATGGGGACAGGCAAAAATTGAAATTCTCGCTCTGCAAGATGAAATTCTTGCAGAAATCGAGAAGGGTATTTCCACCCGAAAAATCTTTGAAAAACTCTCTGCTGCCAAGCGGATTACGATCTCACGCCGGTCATTCTACCGCCGTGTCAAATTGCTGTGCGCAGCACAAACCAATCCAGCCCAAAGAGCACATAACAAACACCCCGGGCTGCCATCTGCCGCACTGCGTCATTCTACAACGCCCCCCACTTCCAGGGCTGTAAAAGCCACAACACCTTCAGCCGATCTAACCGATGCCAATGCTCTGCCAACGCTCAAAGCAAAAGAGCAGGCAGAATTTAATCGTTTATGGGATGGCGAGGACGCCGCCGATACGGCGGAAAAAGTCCAATGAGCCATTGGCAGGCAGAGTATCTCGCCCTTCACACCCGCCTGAGACAGATCCGCCGTCAAAAAGGCCTCACACAAACCGATGCCGGACAGTGCATCGGCGTGAGCGAACGCACCTATCGCGACTTTGAAGCGGGTCGGATCGATTTGTCAGCAGCCCACCTGTTTCGCCTCGCCCATGCCCTGGGCTTCCAGATTGTCATTTCCAATGGAGTTAACGCCAATGGCGCTCATTAATCTCACCCTTCAGGGGAAAGGCGGGGTTGGCAAATCCTTCGTCGCCAGTCTTCTTGCGCAACATTACCTCAAACGTGAAACCCCGCTTCAGTGTTTTGATACTGACCCGATCAACCAGACCTTTGCCGGTTATAAGGCCTTCCCGGTCGAGACCATCCGTCTGGGCGAACGTCCCGACGAAATCAACCCCCGTTATTTCGATGCTCTGATCGAGCAGATCATGGCCGGTCCCGAGGACGGTATTGTCGTGATCGATAATGGCGCTTCCACCTTTCTGCCCCTGCTGGGCTACATGGTTGAAGCCCAAGCCCTGCAAATGCTGGCCGATGCCGGACATGAAATCCGTCTTCACACCGTACTGACCGGCGGCCAGGCCCTGAACGATACAATGGAGGGGCTGAATCATGTTTTACAAAGCGTGCCCGATCTCCCTGTTGTCGTCTGGCTGAACGAGTATTTCGGCCGTATCGAACGCAAGACTAAATCTGGCGACGTAGAGAGTTTCGAGCATTCCGGCCTCTATAAAAAGAACCGGGACCGCATCCATGCGCTGGTCCGTCTGCCCGAAGTCCGTAAGGAAACGTTCGGGCATGACATCGAACAAATGATGCGGGCACGTCTGACATTTGATGAAGCAAGCCAGTCAGCAGACTTTCCGATCATGGCCCGCCAGCGCCTGAAAATGACCTGGCGAACCATCCATCATTCAATGGAACAGGCAGTTCTGTGATGGCAGGCCCGCTCGACGATGCGCCGCCGCCGCCAGTGACGATGGACAGTATCGAGGAGCTGCGCACCTATCTGTGGCAGCAACACCAGATCACCGTCGATCAGGATGACCCGGTGTTACTGGTCCATACCATCCTGCGCCTGTCGCTCGATGAACAGCGCCGGATCAATGACCAATATAACCGGGCCCTGTCGCAAACCGTGCGCGATGCCTCGCAGGATTTCACCAAAGACGTATTGATCGCCATTGACGCCTTCAAAGCCGAGGCGCTGGGCGATGTCGTGCGCGAACGCATCAAGACCATCAATGAAACGGCAGAGATGGCGGAAGACGCCATCCGCCAGTTCGCCCGCCTGCTGCGCACCCAGAAAATCCTGACCACGCTCAACATTCTCGCCGTCGTCTTTGTCGTCGGCGTGCTCAGCGCCCTGACCCTTTAAGCCCGATTTAACCCTGCATCCAAACCGAGGAAAACATGACTAAAAAAAACACCCTGACTTTGTGCCTGGTGGTGGCGCTGGCCACCCTTGCCTTCAGCGACCCCGCCTTTGCTCAGGCCAATACGGCAACCGGATCGGAATGGTATGACCCGATCATCAGCCTGTTTGAAAGTGTTCAGACCGGGGTCGGCAAGATCGGCACGATTGTGGTTGGCCTGGGCGTGATGGTGCTCGGTGTCTGGGCCGGTTTTACGGGCCGGATGGATTGGGTCCGCGCGGGCATGATCGTGATTGGTGGCGTCCTTGTCACATCCGGTCCGGCCATCTCGGCTGGCCTGTTCGGCGGGTCCTGATCATGAAAGCCGGCAGCGCCGTTCTCACCCGCATTCAAAACCAGATGACCATGTTTGGTCTGCCCATGCCGCTGATGATGCTCAGTGTCGTCATCGGGGCACTGGGCCTGGTCGTGATGGTCCTTCTCGAAATCTTCTGGCTGATGCTCCCGACAATGGTGCTGGGCATTGCCGGGGCATGGATGTTCTTCATCCGCAAGACCAAGGACAACATGCATTTTGACCGGGAACTGTCGCTGCCGCCCCGCTTCTGGCGGGCAGGCCGCCACAACCGGTTGCTCAATGCCGGGAGGAAAGACAAATGATCTGGCCTTCCGTCCTTGCCACCTCCCTTGTCGCCACCATGGCCGGGAGCCTTGCGGTCCCCGCCAGCCGCCGCCTGCTTCTCGGTGATGTCAAATATGACTGGTTACAGGATCAGCTTGAGCTTGACTGCATCGAGAGTGATGCCGCGACCATACGCGGCAAGGATAACAGCCTGTCGCGTGTCTTTCGCTTCATTGGCACGTCCTACGATGCCAAGATCGAGGCCGAACAGGAAAACCTGCTGCAAGCCCGCTCAATCCTGGTTCACAAGCTCGGCCAACTGGGGCTTAGCCTGCGCTGGTTTGGCATCAAGCGCAAACGCGCGATCAATGCCCGGGCAACCTGGCCCAATGCGCCTTTGCAGGAAGTGGGCGACGCCGAAGCCAAACAGTTTCGCTCCAGCTATTTTATCGACTGGTATCTGGTGATTACCGGGACGGCCATGCCCGCCCTGAATGAAGCCACCGATATTATTGATGCTGATGGCGCAAAATACGGTGTGGGCCTGCTGGCCAAAGCTCCGGACGGACAAAACTGTGAACTGACCGGCTTTCTCAATGGTGTTGTCTGTGGCGAATATCGTGATGATCTTGCCCCGATCCCCCATGACATTTCTGGTGGATTGCCCGCCAGTGATCTGAACTTTCACAAGGATAACGGGGTGATCCAGAGCTTCACCCCGACCGAAAAGCTGCAAAAAGTCATCACCGTGGCCAAATGGCCCGGCA
This genomic window from Thalassospira marina contains:
- a CDS encoding conjugal transfer protein TraL, with translation MALINLTLQGKGGVGKSFVASLLAQHYLKRETPLQCFDTDPINQTFAGYKAFPVETIRLGERPDEINPRYFDALIEQIMAGPEDGIVVIDNGASTFLPLLGYMVEAQALQMLADAGHEIRLHTVLTGGQALNDTMEGLNHVLQSVPDLPVVVWLNEYFGRIERKTKSGDVESFEHSGLYKKNRDRIHALVRLPEVRKETFGHDIEQMMRARLTFDEASQSADFPIMARQRLKMTWRTIHHSMEQAVL
- a CDS encoding histidine phosphatase family protein → MTKKLCLIRHADSVKNTHEVFDDQNARQDLTLRGQVELSNLVVYLRELTANVGASQSQLYSANSERAEKTAQAIGTALSLKPATIANLGSMRSGPLSGLSETEAALRFPEYMKTLKLYRSGLLSSDKILRPEGCETLNEFENRITTCFDEILSSEARMVIVVGHRSPISAMCVSLARRYLGYPDDFFGYIPIPTGSVTLFNFAERTFEYAGMQPGT
- a CDS encoding TrbC/VirB2 family protein, translating into MTKKNTLTLCLVVALATLAFSDPAFAQANTATGSEWYDPIISLFESVQTGVGKIGTIVVGLGVMVLGVWAGFTGRMDWVRAGMIVIGGVLVTSGPAISAGLFGGS
- a CDS encoding helix-turn-helix domain-containing protein, which translates into the protein MSHWQAEYLALHTRLRQIRRQKGLTQTDAGQCIGVSERTYRDFEAGRIDLSAAHLFRLAHALGFQIVISNGVNANGAH